The Naumovozyma castellii chromosome 4, complete genome genome contains a region encoding:
- the RPC10 gene encoding DNA-directed RNA polymerase core subunit RPC10 (ancestral locus Anc_2.87) — protein MSREGFQIPTNLDAAAAGTSQARTATLKYICAECSSKLSLSRTDPVRCKDCGHRILLKARTKRMVQFEAR, from the coding sequence ATGTCTCGTGAAGGTTTCCAAATCCCAACTAACTTAGATGCCGCTGCCGCTGGTACATCTCAAGCAAGAACTGcaactttgaaatatatttgtgCTGAATGTTCCAGTAAGTTATCCCTTTCAAGAACAGACCCTGTGCGTTGTAAGGACTGTGGTCACAGAATTTTGTTGAAGGCTAGAACTAAGAGAATGGTTCAATTCGAAGCTAGATAA
- the CHS7 gene encoding Chs7p (ancestral locus Anc_2.94), whose amino-acid sequence MGISDFAQMCSRTPLPLCSVVKSTTHFILSNSTNIHNFDPQHLDVGILPRCYARSIDLANTVIFDVGNAFINIGALGVLLIILYNVRQKYTAIGRSEYLYFFQLSLILIILTLIVDCGVSPPGSPSYPYFVAIQIGFAGACCWTLLVNGFLVFNLWEDGTFKSMFLVRGASLLGFTANFLASILTFKSWIQNHQISSTDTTGMFVVVYIVNLVFLFIYTICQLLMSLVIVKNFWVTGSILVGVFFFVVGQILTYALSNVICEGVNHYLDGLFFGSICNIFTFMMIYKIWDMTTDDDLEFSVSTNKDGDVIYSAGF is encoded by the coding sequence ATGGGTATTAGTGACTTCGCACAGATGTGTTCTAGAACACCATTACCATTGTGTTCTGTAGTGAAATCAACTACACATTTCATATTATCGAACTCAACTAACATTCATAATTTTGATCCACAACATTTAGATGTCGGTATCTTACCTCGTTGCTATGCTAGATCTATCGATTTAGCAAATACAGTCATCTTTGACGTTGGGAATGCATTCATAAACATTGGAGCCCTTGGTGTACTATTGATTATTCTTTACAATGTCAGACAGAAATATACGGCTATTGGTAGATCTGAATActtatattttttccaattgtcACTAATTTTAATTATATTGACTTTAATCGTTGATTGTGGGGTATCTCCTCCAGGTTCACCATCCTATCCATACTTCGTGGCCATCCAAATTGGGTTTGCCGGTGCATGTTGCTGGACATTATTAGTTAATGGGTTTTTGGTATTTAATCTTTGGGAAGACGGGACTTTTAAATCCATGTTCCTGGTACGTGGGGCATCATTATTGGGGTTTACGGCAAATTTCTTAGCATCAATCTTAACTTTTAAGTCATGGATACagaatcatcaaatttcaaGCACAGACACCACAGGAATGTTTGTCGTTGTCTATATTGTTAATTTGGTCTTCCTGTTTATTTACACCATTTGTCAATTACTCATGTCATTAGTGATCGTTAAAAATTTTTGGGTTACAGGTTCCATATTAGTCGGtgtctttttctttgttgtgGGACAAATCCTTACATACGCTCTTTCCAATGTTATTTGTGAAGGTGTGAACCATTATTTGGATGGATTATTTTTTGGAAGTATTTGTAACATTTTCACCTTTATGATGATTTATAAGATATGGGATATGACTACAGACGACGACTTGGAATTTAGCGTCAGTACGAATAAAGATGGGGATGTCATTTACAGTGCTGGCTTTTAG
- the DSE2 gene encoding Dse2p (ancestral locus Anc_2.90): MNCKLFFITTLFSFLLSVVGATDAKQNAIKFITSNGVVYSYAVRTKTLRPATVIVKTIEYTTTRVRQITLENSSLTSTTDTYTVASTITTSSIETPSVTASLLEVTDSHSTYSSEKPLATFSLLDDASKVATTSTVVSTPSTTKTLSPAKSTDSSISSVTSAATMPKPSRITSTLEPSGTTTTTSYTTTTTTSSSSTPTSLYQENGTCYLDYDGNDEYYSTVYITGPSQSVDAATTMTSTKIKYLTLTL, encoded by the coding sequence ATGAATTgcaaattatttttcattactacccttttttctttcctaTTATCCGTCGTTGGAGCAACAGACGCTAAACAAAATGCTATTAAATTCATCACTTCCAATGGTGTTGTTTACAGTTATGCTGTCAGGACCAAAACTTTAAGACCTGCTACGGTTATTGTTAAAACCATTGAATATACCACTACTAGAGTGAGACAAATCACTTTAGAAAACTCTTCACTAACTTCCACAACTGATACATACACAGTTGCATCCACTATTACTACATCCTCGATTGAAACTCCATCAGTCACTGCAAGTCTTTTAGAAGTAACCGACTCGCATTCTACTTATTCTAGTGAGAAACCACTAGCTACATTTAGTCTCTTAGATGATGCGTCGAAAGTAGCTACAACCTCCACCGTTGTCTCAACTCCATCCACTACAAAGACTTTGAGTCCTGCTAAATCTACTGATTCTTCTATTTCATCCGTGACAAGTGCTGCCACCATGCCAAAGCCATCTAGAATCACCTCCACATTAGAGCCATCTGGAACAACTACAACAACTAGTTACACTACCACTACCACTacatcttcctcatcaacCCCTACTTCACTTTATCAAGAAAATGGTACATGTTACTTAGATTATGACGGAAACGACGAATATTATAGTACAGTCTACATAACTGGCCCAAGCCAATCTGTTGATGCTGCCACAACCATGACTAGTACTAAAATTAAGTACCTTACATTGACTTTGTAA
- the SPS100 gene encoding Sps100p (ancestral locus Anc_2.98): MKLQFVLSALLAATSLTSATPFNQLYKRQANGTVNGTSPSGSNASNATNGTSGAGGAGGVGGAGGAGGAGGAGGGTGQLKVIVTGGEVPISVTSNPNVSITTLFNSSSILNITQLYQVAGECNSTLSNDSFQGVVIVGNKPSLEGLGFLTNIVLNTNKSVVVTNNAVNGIAVASDKNSSSRGTLVIGNKNVVYSGLFPPWSVPVGVWDGQVVHWFYEACEPVLTAHNSTLRTQFQNFTNVNAISNSSSPVVPIVFEATVSNSLIQTLGSSLQGLVVISSQGSNTTTSSVSLSNVNFPVVFAQDFGKIGFIRNTSIPTNAISAGYLTPVQAQILLSVAIANNVNSTESLKMLYP, translated from the coding sequence ATGAAACTACAATTCGTTTTATCTGCCCTTTTGGCAGCAACATCTTTAACTTCAGCAACTCCCTTCAATCAACTTTACAAAAGACAGGCTAATGGGACTGTGAATGGTACTTCCCCATCGGGCTCGAATGCAAGCAATGCCACAAATGGTACCTCAGGTGCTGGAGGTGCTGGTGGTGTAGGTGGTGCTGGCGGTGCTGGTGGTGCAGGTGGTGCAGGTGGTGGAACTGGCCAATTGAAAGTTATTGTAACAGGCGGTGAAGTTCCTATCTCAGTCACTTCAAACCCAAACGTCTCAATTACAACTTTGTTCAATTCCTCCAgtattttgaatattacTCAATTATATCAAGTTGCAGGTGAATGTAACAGCACTTTGAGTAATGATTCATTCCAAGGTGTGGTTATTGTCGGTAACAAACCTTCGTTGGAAGGATTGGGGTTCTTAACTAATATCGTATTGAATACAAACAAATCTGTGGTAGTGACAAATAATGCCGTTAATGGTATTGCAGTCGCTTCAGATAAGAACTCGAGTTCTCGTGGTACTTTGGTTATTGGTAATAAGAATGTTGTCTACTCGGGTCTTTTCCCACCATGGAGTGTTCCTGTAGGTGTTTGGGACGGTCAAGTGGTCCATTGGTTCTATGAAGCTTGTGAACCTGTTCTCACAGCTCACAACTCTACATTAAGAACACAATTCCAAAACTTTACAAATGTAAACGCaatttctaattcatcttccCCTGTCGTACCAATAGTCTTTGAAGCGACTGTTTCCAATAGTTTAATCCAAACTTTGGGATCTTCATTACAAGGACTAGTTGTTATTAGTTCTCAAGGTTCAAACACTACCACATCATCCGTTTCATTGTCAAATGTTAATTTCCCTGTTGTATTTGCTCAAGATTTTGGTAAGATTGGCTTTATTAGGAATACTAGCATCCCAACAAATGCTATATCGGCTGGTTATTTGACTCCTGTCCAGGCtcaaatattattatctgtTGCCATTGCGAATAATGTCAATAGTACCGAATCTTTAAAAATGCTCTACCCATAA
- the SHR3 gene encoding Shr3p (ancestral locus Anc_2.77) has product MLSYQELCTFGTSLILIASSFIMGVFYNNLAYDYHLLFNANATQEHFDNALKHYQTLYYTGRPVLYILGFVAVVGLLGNMIRIYKPNPELKMFEYASLGLYVLGICVFITNIKTGIECTLTGQWGEVTENQGLAVIASSTIILEVVFLGVLFLQAGLWYSNYDYQKRLKKFYEEEAIAEANAKAAVLEPKTTSKAKKVRKDAKKENKKQK; this is encoded by the coding sequence ATGTTAAGCTATCAAGAATTGTGTACCTTTGGTACTTCCCTTATTTTGATTGCATCCTCTTTTATTATGGGTGTCTTCTACAACAACTTGGCCTATGACTACCATCTTCTCTTCAACGCAAACGCTACCCAGGAACACTTTGACAATGCCCTAAAGCATTACCAAACCTTGTATTACACGGGCAGACCTGTCCTTTACATTTTGGGGTTTGTCGCTGTGGTCGGATTGCTAGGTAACATGATCAGAATCTACAAACCAAACCCagaattgaagatgttTGAATACGCATCATTGGGTCTTTATGTTTTAGGGATTTGTGTCTTTATTACCAATATTAAGACAGGTATCGAATGTACTTTGACTGGACAATGGGGGGAAGTCACTGAAAATCAAGGGTTGGCCGTCATTGCATCATCCACTATCATCTTGGAAGTTGTGTTCCTTGGGGTATTGTTCTTGCAAGCTGGTCTTTGGTATTCCAATTACGACTATCAAAAGAGATTAAAGAAGTTTTATGAAGAAGAGGCTATTGCTGAAGCTAACGCCAAGGCTGCTGTTCTTGAACCAAAAACGACTTCCAAAGCTAAGAAAGTGAGAAAAGATgccaagaaggaaaataagAAACAGAAATAA
- the RPL42B gene encoding 60S ribosomal protein eL42 (ancestral locus Anc_2.95) → MVNVPKTRKTYCKGRNCRKHTQHKVTQYKAGKASLFAQGKRRYDRKQSGFGGQTKPVFHKKAKTTKKVVLRLECVACKTKAQLVLKRCKHFELGGEKKQKGAALQF, encoded by the exons ATGG TTAACGTTCCAAAGACCAGAAAGACTTACTGTAAGGGTAGAAACTGTCGTAAGCACACCCAACACAAGGTTACCCAATACAAAGCTGGTAAGGCTTCCTTGTTCGCTCAAGGTAAGAGACGTTATGACCGTAAACAATCCGGTTTCGGTGGTCAAACCAAGCCAGTTTTCCACAAGAAAGCTAAGACTACCAAGAAGGTTGTTTTGAGATTGGAATGTGTCGCTTGTAAGACTAAGGCTCAATTAGTCTTGAAGAGATGTAAGCATTTCGAATTAGGTGGTGAAAAGAAGCAAAAGGGTGCTGCTTTGCAATTTTAA
- the NCAS0D00440 gene encoding uncharacterized protein (ancestral locus Anc_2.79) yields MEFNNTITTDGLSQIASADLISTATTTLVSSFSASIVQPSSTRLDNLGEIANSTLVSTDTSLSQSILANQITTDYQVTGIPTFARNATQSVTSSTGSSLLANSLSSETSITSLSDQFELPSSTSTSSKRILPSLHLSSLPKLSTTRSKYSSYAQVSSSSDITSSLVSPEYTSSSSTTIPVTTLTSTVHDTITSSTSSSSSSSSTSEYYSISHDSKSTSVYYMYYSQAYYFTDSSETFTTELPQKTRITTTGLNPTLSFVVPQNTITTDAAFYQRWLNGGMDDISSDGGSQSSSNKNTIIGSVVGSVVGVFLCGIIIWAILFRKARNKKRIDKTILNSINDHDDAEMKYGFSHDIGSRTTYSSTQQQDRNRDPFGNEFEFDNREAGGAGTIPVGAANRSSYPSYYSSSSGSGMITDSSFGGSSMGSLNIDTHDGMAHGDQTRSNDYQSFLREII; encoded by the coding sequence ATGGAGTTTAATAACACTATTACAACCGACGGGTTGAGCCAAATTGCTAGTGCTGACCTAATATCgacagcaacaacaaccttAGTATCGTCATTTTCTGCTTCAATTGTACAACCATCATCAACTAGATTGGATAATCTCGGGGAAATTGCAAATAGTACTTTAGTTTCCACTGATACTTCTCTGTCACAATCGATACTGGCTAACCAAATAACCACAGATTATCAAGTAACGGGTATACCAACATTTGCAAGAAATGCTACTCAAAGTGTGACGTCCTCAACGGGAAGTTCTTTGCTTGCCAATTCTTTGTCTAGTGAGACATCCATTACTTCACTTAGTGACCAATTCGAATTaccttcttcaacttcaacttcttcaaagagAATTTTACCAAGTCTACACCTTTCATCACTTCCTAAACTTTCTACAACGAGGTCAAAATACTCATCATATGCTCAAGTATCTAGCTCCAGTGATATAACTTCATCACTTGTTTCACCTGAATATACGTCAAGTTCTTCCACAACCATTCCTGTAACAACACTTACCTCCACTGTACATGATACCATCACttcttccacttcttcctcttcgtcatcatcatcaacatccGAATATTATTCCATTTCACACGATTCCAAATCCACCTCAGTGTATTATATGTATTATTCTCAAGCATACTATTTCACAGATTCCTCTGAAACATTTACGACGGAATTACCTCAAAAGACAAGAATAACCACAACAGGTTTAAATCCCACATTGTCCTTTGTCGTCCCTCAGAACACTATTACCACAGATGCTGCATTCTACCAACGTTGGTTGAATGGTGGTATGGATGATATTTCATCAGATGGTGGATCTCAATCAAGCTCTAATAAAAATACCATCATTGGGTCTGTGGTCGGAAGTGTAGTGGGTGTTTTCCTATGTGGTATTATCATTTGGGCCATATTGTTTAGAAAGGCACGTAATAAGAAACGTATTGATAAGACTATATTGAACTCCATTAATGATCATGATGATGCAGAGATGAAATATGGATTCAGTCATGATATTGGTTCCCGAACCACATATTCTTCTACGCAACAACAGGATAGGAATAGGGACCCATTTGGAAACGAGTTTGAATTCGATAATAGAGAGGCAGGTGGTGCCGGGACGATACCTGTTGGTGCTGCTAATAGATCATCTTACCCGTCATATTATTCATCTTCTAGTGGTTCTGGTATGATAACTGACTCGTCCTTTGGTGGATCATCCATGGGATCGTTGAATATTGACACACATGATGGGATGGCTCATGGAGATCAAACCCGCTCCAATGATTACCAAAGTTTCCTAAGGGAAATTATATGA
- the NCAS0D00420 gene encoding Rho family small GTPase (ancestral locus Anc_2.75), whose protein sequence is MRSIKCTVIGDGCVGKTCLLISYTTNTFPNEYVPTVFDNYSTTITLPPVGKGKEEPEYYKLNLWDTAGQDDYDTLRPLSYPQTDIFIICFAVNDLVSLDNVKSKWVPEIKNSFNEDELKVFQSRNRFPMLLVGTKADTRYDDEIDGKFATNETIQSVVDQCGFVGYVECSALSQMGIKDVFEEAVKAVVYGDGIETPERGAMAAQKTRTTSTNTALDVPVSGVSTKLEEQLEDDKNKKSTPSHLNSKKGTVSSDKNKEVPTTLQMPKTKPKKKKKKGTNCVIL, encoded by the coding sequence ATGAGATCCATTAAATGCACCGTTATAGGGGACGGGTGTGTCGGGAAGACCTGTCTACTGATCTCCTATACCACCAACACTTTCCCCAACGAGTATGTCCCGACCGTATTCGACAATTACAGCACCACTATCACACTGCCACCCGTTGGTAAGGGTAAGGAGGAACCGGAGTATTACAAGTTGAATCTGTGGGACACAGCGGGTCAGGACGATTATGACACATTGCGTCCCCTATCTTATCCACAGACTGACATTTTCATAATTTGCTTTGCTGTTAATGATCTGGTCAGTTTGGATAACGTCAAGAGTAAATGGGTTCCTGAGATCAAAAATAGTTTCAATGAGGATGAATTAAAAGTCTTCCAAAGTCGGAATAGGTTCCCCATGTTGCTAGTGGGGACCAAGGCTGATACGAGgtatgatgatgaaattgatggGAAATTTGCTACGAATGAAACGATTCAATCCGTCGTGGACCAATGCGGGTTCGTTGGTTACGTGGAATGTTCTGCGTTGAGTCAAATGGGGATTAAAGATGTATTCGAAGAAGCTGTTAAGGCTGTGGTTTACGGTGATGGTATCGAAACGCCAGAAAGGGGAGCCATGGCGGCACAAAAGACAAGGACAACCAGTACGAATACCGCTTTAGATGTACCTGTCAGTGGTGTCAGCACGAAGTTGGAGGAACAGTTGGAAGATgataagaataagaagagTACGCCATCGCATCTAAACAGTAAGAAGGGCACCGTTAGTTCTGACAAAAATAAGGAAGTACCCACGACACTTCAGATGCCAAAGACtaaaccaaagaagaagaagaaaaagggGACTAATTGTGTGATCCTGTGA
- the DCD1 gene encoding deoxycytidine monophosphate deaminase (ancestral locus Anc_2.84), with the protein MLVAVSGTELGGKKEIIDLVIKNHEFKKVDTEALGSHEETLDYVTRNFKDDHVMELNSLELLNTLEKRPFFVHFSVDSSASLKVKRWEQVHQENIDTIDDLFLKLDKVDFQADAIQLREKANIKLKIMGADLELSNKRLEKALEQLLESLQIKKNPFENVPPLRPDWDTYFMKLATLAASRSNCMKRKVGCVIVRDHRVIATGYNGTPRHLTNCFNGGCRRCNNGDSKNLSTCLCLHAEENALLEAGRDRVGVKATLYCDTCPCLTCSVKIVQTGIKEVVYSQTYRMDEESFKVLTSAGINVRQFNFTPEPRIVIV; encoded by the coding sequence ATGTTAGTGGCAGTGAGTGGAACAGAACTTGGAGGCAAAAAGGAAATCATCGATCTCGTGATCAAGAATCACGAGTTCAAGAAGGTCGATACTGAGGCATTGGGGTCTCATGAGGAAACATTGGATTACGTGACgagaaatttcaaagatgatCATGTTATGGAATTGAACTCATTGGAGTTGCTTAACACGTTGGAGAAGAGACCCTTCTTTGTGCATTTCTCGGTAGATTCATCTGCATCTTTAAAAGTGAAGAGATGGGAGCAAGTCCATCAGGAAAATATCGATACCATTGACGATTTGTTCTTGAAACTAGATAAAGTGGATTTCCAAGCAGATGCGATACAATTGAGAGAGAAGGCAAAcattaaattaaaaatcATGGGTGCAGATCTCGAATTGTCAAATAAAAGGTTGGAGAAGGCTCTTGAACAATTGTTGGAATCTTtgcaaataaagaaaaatccATTCGAAAATGTTCCACCTTTGAGACCAGATTGGGATACTTATTTTATGAAATTGGCCACATTGGCTGCCTCTCGTTCTAACTGtatgaaaagaaaagttGGATGTGTCATTGTAAGGGATCATAGAGTCATTGCTACAGGTTACAATGGAACCCCACGTCACTTGACAAATTGTTTTAATGGTGGTTGTAGACGTTGTAATAATGGTGATTCTAAAAATTTAAGTACATGTCTCTGTCTGCATGCTGAAGAAAATGCTCTATTGGAGGCCGGTAGAGATCGTGTTGGTGTAAAGGCAACACTATATTGTGATACTTGTCCTTGTTTGACATGTTCAGTAAAGATTGTACAAACGGGTATTAAAGAAGTCGTTTACAGTCAAACTTACCGAAtggatgaagaaagttttAAAGTTCTAACATCTGCCGGTATTAACGTCAGACAATTTAACTTCACTCCGGAACCAAGAATCGTCATTGTCTAA
- the CRP1 gene encoding Crp1p (ancestral locus Anc_2.81), whose translation MSASERVINYKFQWPAGPEDVILTGHFDQWKGSLPMVKNPETNAFELEVPLKFENEDKKIHFKFIVDGNWTVSHAYGKEVNEEGFENNFISLEDAQLQAQGLGNVSRIPEAGGMPVYQNSKNSSSSRVTGPPSTSNRKKGKGKKKKAKGKKRTRKSRNTSETQVGDEEGEEEENTSNTDAANTPISSSKEQTPVVEPVTGSKTEEPKEEPVFNILPVQDVKTSTFTPNVGGPGPVIVENPQDIPELNEVRDVNQEELSARLNKEMKEKKEQKEKAVADVEENNDAIKEPVHTPSGPTDEPIMPKVDEQITPEVIEQRTNELVKEEAKDADADADLVKEREELETATSTPMAKLVPHTEMGTETKPTTEAVAVPADEDIHDAAIQKDLEPETTKEVTDEFEPTLDPKKQSHESTGDKIKKEVKHVEEDVKSGLKRVTSIATSKSQKSQTTPAPVSEATKEKAAKKTTKATPASKQTSPTKSKPKSKPKPVAKPAATSTAKEEDGKKKKKKGFFGILKKMFS comes from the coding sequence ATGTCCGCATCTGAGCGTGTAATCaattataaatttcaatggCCAGCTGGTCCGGAAGACGTCATTTTGACGGGTCATTTCGACCAATGGAAGGGGTCGTTGCCCATGGTGAAGAACCCAGAAACTAACGCTTTCGAATTGGAAGTGCCCTTGAAGTTCGAGAATGAGGATAAAAAGATCCATTTCAAGTTTATTGTGGATGGAAACTGGACCGTTAGTCATGCCTATGGGAAAGAAGttaatgaagaaggtttCGAAAATAACTTTATTTCTTTAGAAGATGCTCAATTGCAAGCTCAAGGATTGGGTAATGTGAGCAGAATTCCCGAAGCTGGAGGTATGCCCGTGTACCAAAACTCTAAAAATAGCAGTAGCAGTCGTGTCACTGGTCCACCATCAACTTCCAATAGAAAGAAGGGTAAAggtaagaagaagaaggccAAGGGTAAGAAGAGAACCAGAAAGAGTAGAAATACGAGCGAAACTCAAGTGGgagatgaagaaggtgaagaagaggaaaataCCTCCAATACGGATGCTGCCAATACACCAATCTCCTCATCAAAGGAACAAACACCTGTAGTGGAACCTGTTACCGGATCTAAGACAGAGGAACCAAAGGAGGAACCAGTATTCAATATCTTACCTGTGCAAGATGTGAAGACTTCCACTTTCACTCCAAATGTAGGAGGTCCAGGTCCTGTCATTGTGGAAAATCCTCAAGATATTCctgaattgaatgaagtAAGAGACGTTaaccaagaagaattgagTGCTCGTTTGAACAAAGAGatgaaggaaaagaaggagCAAAAGGAAAAAGCTGTTGCTGATgtggaagaaaataatgacGCCATTAAGGAACCTGTTCATACTCCATCAGGTCCAACTGATGAACCAATAATGCCAAAAGTGGACGAACAAATCACTCCAGAGGTAATTGAACAGAGAACTAATGAGCTTGTTAAGGAAGAGGCAAAGGATGCTGACGCTGACGCTGACTTAGTCAAGGAAAGAGAAGAGTTGGAAACTGCAACGAGTACACCAATGGCTAAATTGGTACCACACACAGAAATGGGAACTGAAACAAAGCCAACAACAGAAGCCGTAGCTGTACCTGCTGACGAAGATATCCATGACGCTGCCATTCAGAAGGATTTGGAACCTGAAACTACCAAAGAAGTCactgatgaatttgaacCAACATTGGATCCAAAGAAACAATCACACGAATCTACCGGTGATAAGATAAAAAAGGAAGTGAAACACGTAGAAGAAGATGTAAAGAGTGGTCTCAAGCGTGTCACGTCAATAGCCACATCAAAATCCCAAAAGTCTCAAACTACACCTGCCCCTGTAAGTGAGGCAACTAAGGAAAAGGCTGCAAAGAAGACGACCAAAGCCACTCCTGCATCGAAACAAACTTCTCCAACAAAATCAAAGCCAAAATCTAAACCTAAACCCGTTGCTAAACCTGCTGCTACATCCACCGccaaagaggaagatggaaagaaaaagaagaagaagggaTTCTTCGGtatattaaagaagatgttTTCATAA
- the NCAS0D00510 gene encoding uncharacterized protein (ancestral locus Anc_2.97) encodes MSNTVVPAPKPTVFSLLINLTSLAACGWGLRWAATIELPPSLKQAGHKQFLTNISVIATLISNVTNVANFFIQRNKDSIKCKKLRDRSNFISRNIALPIALVLESIVPLIYWPLRLFFLPLIMQGIPSNDTPSPVPISVDCCIHLFPFIFLMSDHYLSGAGTKFQLSNARVWVITTALGFGYYRYLAFLIDPKRGQSNPYPFLDVEEPYKGIIFVGATTFAWLFYVLYQKFPPKTITRIASEKKKY; translated from the coding sequence ATGTCAAACACTGTTGTCCCTGCTCCAAAACCTACTGTTTTCAGTTTACTCATTAACTTAACCTCCTTGGCGGCCTGTGGTTGGGGTTTGCGCTGGGCTGCTACCATTGAGTTACCACCATCTTTAAAACAAGCAGGCCATAAGCAGTTCCTGACAAATATTTCTGTTATTGCAACTTTGATAAGTAACGTCACCAATGTCGCTAACTTCTTCATTCAAAGGAATAAAGACAGCATCAAATGCAAGAAGTTACGTGATCGTTCAAACTTCATAAGCAGAAATATTGCATTACCCATCGCATTAGTATTAGAATCAATCGTTCCTTTGATTTACTGGCCTTTAAGACTATTTTTCCTTCCCTTAATAATGCAGGGAATCCCATCGAATGATACACCTTCTCCTGTTCCTATTTCTGTGGATTGTTGCATTCATCTTTTCccttttattttcctcATGTCAGATCATTACTTATCGGGTGCTGGAACTAAGTTCCAGCTTTCTAATGCTAGAGTCTGGGTGATCACTACCGCTTTAGGTTTTGGATATTATAGATATCTCGCATTCTTAATTGATCCAAAGAGAGGTCAAAGCAACCCATACCCATTTTTAGACGTTGAAGAGCCATATAAGGGAATTATATTTGTTGGTGCTACCACTTTTGCATGGTTATTTTACGTTCTTTACCAAAAATTTCCACCTAAAACTATAACAAGAATTGCGtcagagaagaaaaaatattaa